The window CAAGATGTGTTGTGTTGCATCATTGTCCAGAATGTTTTCTCAAAGGACCTTATTCCTTGGCCCTCAGTCAATTAATTTCTGGTGAAGAAGGGAAGCTGAGTTGATCCTAGAAACCAAATGGGAATCCTTACTTCCTGACTTTAGGCTCTTAGGACATGTGATCTGTAATCCTTAGTCCttaaattttctggaaaaatagtCTCAATAGTTTCAGTTTCTCCTTGATAAAAACTGGAGAAGATAGGGAAAGAAAAGTAGGACAGAAAGTAGTGTGAATCCTGGTGTAAGAATGAGGCTTTTGTTCAGCTGCATTTAATTTGTTCTAGTCCATTTCCTATACCAGCTTTCCTATAGTTTTTATTTAGAAGTAACAAGAGGAAAGCTGCCCTTCTGTAAGTCCTTCAGAACCTGGCTATTTCTCAGgcagtaggggaaggggcaggtggaaAAGGAAAGTAGTGTAGGGCTATCTGACTTCAGTTTCTTGTTGATAGTTCCCAGCCTCAAGTCACTGGGATCTGGGCTCACTTGCCAGCTCTTCTTGctggctgtgaccttgggcaaataacTTCAATCTTTGTGGTCAGTTTTTCTATCTCTATGAAGAGGATAAGAAGGGTATCTGcatattgttgttgttcttaagAATTAAACGAAACAATGTATGGAAAGTTCTTGTATAAATATGGCAGGTATTAAGCACTCAATGAACATTATGATTGTTGTtatattgttattactattagtGTTAATCAGCTATCTTGGGGCACTTTGACTTAATTCAAGCTTTTTAAAATcccaagttataaaataaatattcccacGAATTCTCAAACATTCCTTGCTACATGAGATGAGAGAAAATTATACTCATATTCTAGTTTCTTCTAGTCCTACGAACACTAAATAACTTATGATTTCTGATCCTGCTGCATATCAGTCATTTAATTTGACAGCTGCATACAAATCATAGCTCAAACTCTGTGGGATGGttttaaatgagaatatatttgTGTCTTCTGTTGATTTTATGTATTAGTCTCTTAGATAATTGCTGTTGTAGTCCTGAgtatataaaaaagatttaaaattttttgttctttcacaATTAATTCCAATTTTATTAGTGGACTTCATTTCAAtagtttaaataaaacaaactaatGGCACAATGTTTGATAGGTGTTTTTGGTTCTTCTAAGGATTTCTTGAAGGTTCTTTATGCCAGTGTTTACAGGTAATAAGGACTCAATCCAGATACGGAATAAATCTATAAGATTGGATCCAAGAATtccagttaaaaagaaaaaggactttcTCTTACACGTTatcaaatttcctcttctgtatccATGCTTACCTAGGCTCTGACTAGGAAAATCGGAGAACCTTCCTTCCTGGGGAATTAGTGAGTAATCTCTCACCGACTCTACATAACCAGTGACAGGACACAGCTTGTCTGTGGATCTTTTAAGATTTTGCCAAACATTAGTAATTCTTTACCCTAATATTCTTAGAGTCcccattgtatttttaaaagcttcttaaCTCTTCAAAGTCCTTTTACATGCTTTTATCGAGTCATGCTTTCATTGAGCCTCTGAAGAAGGTAGGGCATcagtcattttacagatgagaaattggGGCCCAGAGAGTCTacacaactgactgagtcactaaTAAAAGGCAGAGCAAGGATGAAAATTTAGCATGCCCCATTCCAGGCAGGATGGTATAATGAGAGGAGCCTATGGTTCAGGGGCAGAGAGAACTAATGTCAAATCCTAATTTGACCACTTCCTGGCTACATATCTTCATCCAGTAGTTCACCTCCACGAGTCTCAGCTAAGTCATCTAAAACTGAGATCAAGATTAATATTTCACAGGATTCTTAGGTGAATTAAATTTATGCACACTAATGGAGTACTTTGCACATAATAGATGTCTTGAGAATATTTCTTTCCTCCCACTATTTATCATTCACCTATtctctttcacccatcccttcatctgaatatatattcataaatctCCTGTGTGATTGATTTTAGGAGATAGTATGAGAtaatgaaaaaacagaatattGATTGTGGAATCCAATAGACCTGGGTCTGGATTCTCCTCCATCACTTATTAACTCTGGCCCCTGGGACCTCGATTCCTTAGGTTCCTCATCCTTAGCTTCCTCATCAGGGACAATGATCCCAAACTCCCAAGAGTGATATAAAGaccaaatgaaagaacatatGCGAAGTATCTACCATCTGGCATCCATAAGTGTTGGGTAATGGTAATTTCCAACCCCCCCTTCATTCCTTAGAAATTAACTAATTCAACATGTTCATATTggatacctactatgtgctgcaTATTCACTACACCAGCAGCCCTTGGTGTTAAAGTAATGGGGATTTGGTCAGTTGTGAGTTATGTTTTCCAGCATTACTAAAGCGATAAAGTTTATGGTTAATTGGCTTttcctgaaaaatagaaaagcccCCAAATTACCCTAACAATGATGCTTCTCAGGCTTTGACATGCCAGGGTTGTCCAAGGAGAGTGTCACACCTGTGGGTGTCATATTCTTGTGAGTTCCAGGGCAAGACTTCACCAGGGCCCCAGCATGGTGCACAGCCTCGCCCCTGCAGCTGAGATGGAAAGGGAGTCTTTACTGAAACCACAGGGCCCCTTCATGTACCAGACTTTGTATTCCAAAAAAAGATGCTGGCCTAGAGAGCCATCAGCCCACAGCCCTGGCCCTGCATAACCCACTGTGAAGATGCAGCAAAAGAAGGTACAGAGAGAGGCATGAAAACTCCAGAGTTTACTCAATAGTTCGATCTTTCCACGAGCCACATGTCTCTGTTGATGCCTCTTTTTATTTAACGCCATCATCTCTCTGGATCTCGTCCTTGTTACTCTCCACGTTTATGATGTTTGACAAAAGTTaggtgaaaaaaaatataaaactacttAACAtgacacaggaaacaaaagtaGTTGGGGTTAAAATGCCTGAAAagggggcgcctgcatggctcagttggttaagcattagactcttgattttggctcaggtcatgatctcagggtcgtgggattgagccctgggtcaggctccaagctcagctctgcttctctccctctccctctgcccctcccccatgctcgtgcatgctctctctctaaaataaataaataaatcttaaaaaaaaaaatgcctgaaaatGAAGAGAAGCTAAAATCGTAAGGGACATATGAAGCAGACACCATAATCTAAAACCACATATTACCATTCAGCAGTATAGCTCTGGTGGCTGTTTGCAGATTTTCATTGTTGCTGTTTATTTAATTGTGATTTTGCAAAGCCTGAAACTTTGTGGattctttgtctttcttaaaCTCCATttcaaatgtatgtatgtgtgtttaagaTTATGTATTAGagcttcttttccccttccttccttccatcttatGACACAGTGCGGCTCTGATTTCCAGTGTCCAGCCATGGGACTCCCAGTGGCCATCTTCATTTACAGTGGTGAGTCCCTGAGCTTTCACCGCAGCTGGAGAGGGCCCTAAAAATGGCACCATACCCCTTTGGGAATTCATATGGGAAGTGAAATCTCTAATATCAGGCAGGTTTCTAGAACAAAAAGGGAGATTATAAGCCTGCAGTACAGTCCGGGTTTTTCACAAGTTTGTGTTTGGACTTGTGCTTGTTCCACACACAGCTCACAGGGAAGACAGATGTGGCTGTTAGAGCTGCTGACAGTCTAAGAACAAGCACTAAGAGGGAGCCACACACAGGTAAGGATGGAGCGAGGCAAGAAGCCATTATTATACCAGGATCTTGTCCGCTTTCTGGAAGGTTGATGCCCATAAAGGGCTTGGGCTTATTTACGAGACAATGAAAGACTGTGTTTATTAGCTCTTGTCTCCCCAGCTcccaccacccctcaccccatccccaacccagtaaaaacaaaaaacaaaaaacattaggTTCTAGAGGaatcattcaaaataaaagtcaGCTCCAGCACAAAGGCCACAGTCCTTGCCAGTTGGTTTTATTCTATTCCAGAGTGAACATATTAGGCATATTCTCAACAGCCCAGGGAATTGTTCTCTCCCTATAGACTATTAGGTTTCCTTTTTTCAAAGCATctctgagtattttattttttttaaagattttatttattcatttgagacgcagagatacagagagagagagagagcatgaacagggagagaggcagagggagagggagaagcaggctccccgctgagccaggagcctgatgcagggcttgatcccaggaccctgggatcatgacctgagccgaaggcagacgcttaaccatctgagccacccaggcaccccatctctgAGTATtctaaaatgaacattaaaaaaaaaaaaaaaaaaaaaaacagggaagaatTGGCATGCAGCCAGCATCTCAAAGACAAGGATAAAATCCCAAACCTACTGCTCAAATGAATGAGTGGTCTGTCGGGACAAAACAAAAGCAACCTGAGTGTTAAAATTGACCTCAGAACCTAGGAAAATGTTCTCTGTCCTTCAGTCTCCCAGTCATGGTCTCTCATCTTTtcatggtgaatttttttttttttgggggggggaatgggAATCTGTCTCTCTTCTGTGTTCACACTTATTCTCTAtccctttttcttttggttttctgcctctgttctttatttctcctccctcaccccatctctctacctttctcttttccttcctgagtTTCTCTCATCTCTTCTTCATGAACTCCCTCTTTAATAGACCTTAATATGAAAttggattatattttaaaatatttatgaataagtTTCTATATCCTCTGTTCTTAATGTTTCACCCGAGTAAGTTGAAAAGTCTTTAATTCTCTCTGTGCTGATTACACATTACTGACGTATGTGTTAGGTTGTTGAAAAGACTTACAGGATTAAGACAGGTTCTGCTGGTGACACAGCTTTAATATGTGCAGGTGGTACAACACAGCACCAGTGGGAGAAACACCTGCACTGGATGGGGCCTGAAATCTCAGGCGCAAGCTTCTATGTCCTTCCACAGCTGGGCCCCACAGAACAAGCTCTGTACCCAGTTCTCAACTCACCACCAGGATGTCTGCAACCACCTGGGCCCCAGGAAGCCTAAGCTCCACTCCTGGTGGAGTCTCTTAGAGTGAGCTGGTCATGTAGGCACATTCCAGCCACCTGACCAGCCTCAACTGTCAGAACCCTCAGCTCCACCAAAACCAAGTGCAAAGCATAAATCCCGTTATTTTCACTCAGCAACACAGCAGGATGGTACATTCTGCACCCAAACTCACAGACCCATGGTGGCAAAACAACCTTTATCTTCAGTTAATACATTTTGAAGTTTTGGTCAGGACAGCTTTAGGGACCCTGTAGGTAAGTGTTTGGTCAGTTGATACCTGCTGAGATTAACTCATACTATgcactctttctcttaaaaacacaaatactttCTTTCTATTTATCCTAACGTGGCTCTTTGCTGTGAGCCTCAGTCTGTGTTTTCAGAATAGATACCTCCCAGGCTGATTACACAAAATGGAAGGGATGAGCCACGGCAagctgctcttgctgtctctgacAGGCTTCCTTCTCAGCCCTCAGCTTCCACTTCATCTCCAGGATGGTCCTCTCTACCTCCTCCAGGGCTCGCTCTCGCCTTTCCACTGCCCTCTCCCGCCATTCCactgccctctccctcctcagCACCTCCTTTTCCCTTTGGCTGGCCCACAGAGCCAGGGCCCCCACCTGCTCCAGGAGCTGGGCCCAGTCGCCCTCGATACCCATGGGGAGTTGGGGCCCCTGGGGCCTCAGGTCCTTGCGCTGCCCCACCTGACCGTGGCCGGTCTTCTCCAGCTCCTCTCTATGCATGCTCTTCAGATGTTTCCACAAGGCTGTGGTGCCCACGTTCACCCCGGGGCCACGGCTCACCTGCCTGCCACACAGGCGGCAGGTGGCATATTGGTTGGGGTGGTGGCCAGCACGAACAGGGGCCAGGTGGAAATACTCCCATACCTCAGAAAACCGGGTGCCCTTGTTGTGGGGTGTAGGGGCAGGCATGGCGCTTGCGAAAGGGCCAACCAGTTCTCCCTTCTCACTGACTGCCTCTTCCTCCTTCATCTCTAGGTCTCTTTTTACCTTCATCTTggttccctcctcttcctcctcttcccgcCTCATCCTGTGTCCTCTTCTACAGCTTTCCTTGAGCCAGAAGTCTTAGCTGAACCACAGCTAAAGCGAAATGAGTAATTGGGAAGGGACTGTGGTAACTCTTGGGGATTCACAACAAAGGTCAAAGGCTGGCCACACCTGAGTGGTATGAAGTTTCCACTTCACAGAGAGTCAGGGTGAGTCAGAGCCACATGAAATGGCCTCTGAGGCTCCCGTGTACATTCCCTCCAGGCCCCAGATATGTATTGATCCCTCCTTGTCTAGACCAGAAAGGCAAAGCAAATGAGTCCAGGAATCACAAAGAATTCAGTGTTCTCTACATTAAGTACCACCCTGAGTTTTTGAACATTGGAAATTTTAGGTTTTCTCTTGATTCCCTCCTGGCTGCTTCCACTGTTTCTGTGTCCTGGATGCCTATATATGGGTTTTGGAGGCTTCGAACCCTTGGGCTGCTCACGACGTCCCGGGCTGGGGCCTCACTGGCCTTCCTCAGGGTAGGGAGAAGCACGCcccggagagagagagagacgctgATGGTGGGAGACACCCACACTTCCTGAGAACTGTTGCAACAGAGAGTCCAAACTCTGGGTAATAAAGTTCCCAGTGTAAGGTCAGTCTGGCCCTAGAGAGGTCCCTCTGGGGCTGAGATTCTGAGAATTCCGAACAGCAGGCTTAGCTGTTTTCAGCAGGAGG of the Halichoerus grypus chromosome 1, mHalGry1.hap1.1, whole genome shotgun sequence genome contains:
- the ZBED2 gene encoding zinc finger BED domain-containing protein 2; protein product: MRREEEEEEGTKMKVKRDLEMKEEEAVSEKGELVGPFASAMPAPTPHNKGTRFSEVWEYFHLAPVRAGHHPNQYATCRLCGRQVSRGPGVNVGTTALWKHLKSMHREELEKTGHGQVGQRKDLRPQGPQLPMGIEGDWAQLLEQVGALALWASQREKEVLRRERAVEWRERAVERRERALEEVERTILEMKWKLRAEKEACQRQQEQLAVAHPFHFV